One part of the Lotus japonicus ecotype B-129 chromosome 2, LjGifu_v1.2 genome encodes these proteins:
- the LOC130735956 gene encoding uncharacterized protein LOC130735956 has protein sequence MKTIKDLREFIVNIPSDCDDEDSVEYEKLSPDAIIEGGPDLNRLANTLTGNLVKKLPKKGLLPSGKLTSKYAFRVTPQLAKMMFLIGTRGKFDFGNHVFEKTIKHAGYLAVKLPILFPCLLSELIVHQHPDIVRANQPQGKKPLPLNFDYRLFVRTHVPDIMLFVEKGTSSVSGTKAPGPRKEDIVVELQEISKTLQDTIQACKVRKHNVDQLIKALTNVPAAEAEEVEEDEDVEGGEEEAQYETVEEEEKEPGEEEDVNGSANYATHSASLRFLSLDVFAEACWLCDFYSHGLY, from the exons ATGAAGACTATCAAGGACCTCAGGGAGTTCATTGTGAACATCCCTTCTGATTGTGATGATGAAGACAGTGTTGAGTATGAGAAGCT AAGCCCTGATGCTATCATCGAGGGGGGGCCTGATCTGAATAGGCTTGCAAACACCCTCACTGGAAATCTGGTTAAGAAGTTGCCCAAGAAAGGATTGCTTCCATCTGGAAAGCTTACATCAAAGTATGCTTTTAGAGTGACTCCTCAGTTGGCCAAGATGATGTTCTTGATTGGAACAAGAGGTAAATTTGATTTTGGAAATCATGTTTTTGAGAAGACTATCAAGCATGCAGGATATTTGgctgtgaagctgcctattTTATTTCCTTGTCTTTTGTCTGAATTGATTGTGCATCAACATCCTGATATTGTGAGGGCTAATCAGCCTCAAGGTAAGAAGCCTCTGCCCCTCAATTTTGATTACCGTTTGTTTGTTCGGACACATGTTCCAGACATTATGTTGTTTGTTGAAAAGGGAACTTCCAGTGTTAGTGGCACTAAGGCACCTGGGCCACGCAAGGAGGATATTGTGGTTGAGTTGCAGGAGATTTCCAAGACCTTGCAAGACACCATTCAGGCATGCAAAGTAAGGAAGCATAATGTGGATCAACTCATCAAGGCTCTCACTAATGTCCCTGCTGCAGAAGCAGAAGAGGTTGAAGAGGATGAGGATGTTGAAGGTGGAGAAGAGGAAGCTCAATATGAAactgttgaagaagaagaaaaagagcctggagaagaagaagatgtgaATGGCTCTGCCAATTATGCAACTCATAGTGCATCACTTCGATTTTTGTCTTTGGATGTATTTGCTGAAGCCTGCTGGCTCTGTGACTTTTATTCCCATGGTCTATACTAA